The Tardibacter chloracetimidivorans region GATCGCTATCGCGTGCTCGACCTGGTGTCCAATGCTCAGGGCCAGACCACCTATCGCCAGCGGATGTTCAAGCGCGAGGACGAGAAGGATATCCAGATCGGCAGCGACATCTTCCCGTTGATGAACGGCAAGACGCTCGACTTCATTCCCTTCGTGATCGTCGGCCCGAACGGCAAGGGCGACAATATCGACGAGCCGCCGCTGATCGACCTGATCGACGCGAACCTCGCGCTCTACCAGATCAACAGCGATTACCGGCACGGGCTGCACTTCACCGGCCTGCCGACGCCGGTTGTCGCTGGCTATCATCCCGACCCCGAGAACCCGCAGAGCCTCTACATCGGATCGACTTCGGCATGGGTGTTCTCGGACCCGCAGGCCAAGGCGAGCTATCTGGAGTTCACCGGGCAGGGTCTCACCGAACTGCGCGAGGCGAGCCGGGAAAAGAAACAGGAGATGGCACTCCTCGGCGCGCGCATGATCGCCGATGAAACCAAGCAGATCGAGACGCTCGGCGCGACGCAGATCAAGCGGGCGGGCGAGAACAGCATCCTCGCCCGCATCGTCACTTCGGTTTCGGATGGGCTGGAATGGGCGCTCGGCGTGTTCGCGCAATGGGCAGGCCACAGCGGCAAGATCACCTATCAGATCAACCGCGATTTCAACCCGATGATGCTCGACGCGCAGACGCTGACGGCGCTTGTGGGCGCGGTGCAGGCCGGGCAGTTGTCGAAGCAGTCCATGTTCGATCTGCTCCAGCGCGGCGATGTGGTTGCGGCCGACCTGACATTCGACGAGGAGCAGGAGCGCATCGGTTCGGACGGGCCTGCGATGCCCGCACGTCCTGCGCCTGCGGTGGCTGCGTGAGCGACATCGAACTTCAGGACGCCATTCTTCGTCACGCGCTGATGCTGCAGAACGTGTCTGCGCTCGGCGCGCGCGAGGTCGAAAGCATCCTGCGCGAACTGGAGGACGAACTGCGCGCCCTGCTCGACAGTCGCGCGCTTTCCGCCGCCAGCAAGCGCCAGATCGCCGACCTGATCCGGCAGGCGGAAGCAGCGATCGGTCCTGCCTATGGGGTGGCCGCGCAGGCAGTCGACACGCAGGCGCTCGCCTTGGTGATCGCGGAGAAGACGGTCGAGGCGCTGGACGGATATTTCCCGGTCGCCGCGGCAAAACCGACAGCGGAAACGCTGGCGTCGCTGACGAAGGACGTGCTGATCGACGGCGCTCCATCGTCGGCATGGTGGGCGCGCCAGGCCGAGGACACCGCATGGAAGTTCGCCGCACAGGTCCGGCAGGGCGTCGTCAACGGCGAGGCGCAGGAGCGGATCGTGCAGCGCATCGTCGGCAAGCGCGGCGAGCCGGGCATCATGGAAATCGCCCGTCGCAACGCCCGAACGCTGGTGCATTCCTCCGTGATGAGCGCGGCCAACGAGGCGCGTCTTGCCACCTTCCGGCGCAATCACCGGCTCGTGAAGGGTGTCCGATGGCTGGCGACGCTCGATAGCAACACGTGCCGCACCTGCGCCGCGCTGGACGGGCAACAATGGGATCTGGAGGGCAAGAAGCTCAAGGGGGCGACAATCGCATTCCAGCTTCCACCCGCGCACTGGTCCTGTCGCTGCGTGGCATCGCCGATCCCGAAGACCTTCCGCGACATGGGCCTCGACATCGACGAACCGACCGACACCGGCCAGCGCGCGTCGTCGTCCGGGCCTGTCGCGGGCAGCATCACCTTCGACGAGTTCCTGTCCCGCCAACCGTCCGCATTCGTCGACAAGGCGCTTGGGCGGCGGCGCGCGGAGATGTTCCGGGCGGGGAAAATCACTCTGAGCGACCTGGTTAGCGGGACCGGGCGAGAACTGACACTGGACGAACTGCAATCGGCTTAAACGGAGGAAACTATGGCAGACGAACTCAATATGAACGATCCGAAGGTGAAGGCAGCAATCAAGGAGGCGGTCGCTGCGGCCGTCGCCGAGGCAACCGAAGGGCTTGAGGCGAAGAACGCCGAATTGCTCACCGAAAAGAAGGACCTGCAGAAGAAGCTCCGCCAGCAGCAGGACATCAAGCCGGAAGACCTGCAGGCGGCCGAGGATGCGCGCGACAAGGCGCTATCCGACCTCGCCGAGGTGCAGAAGCAGGTCAAGGCGCTGACCACAGAGCGCGACAAGGCCGTGAAGGCGCTGGAGACCGAGAATGGCTTCACGCAGCGCCTGCTCATTCAGGACGGCCTCAAGACGGCACTGCTCGCCAATGGCGTGAAGGACGAGGACTTCATCGACAGCCTGACCGCGAAGTTCAGCGGCGGCGCATCGATCAAGGTCGATGGTGACAGCCGCCTCGCAATGTATGGCGACAAGCCGCTTGGCGATTTCATCAAGGAATGGGCTGCGTCCGACACCGGCAAGAAGTTTGTCGCGGCTCCGGGCAATAGCGGCGGCGGCGCTGGTGGTGGCGGTCAGGGCGGCGGCGGAAAGACCGTCACGCGCCAGCAATGGGACGGGATGGACCATGGCGCGCGGGCTGCTTTCGCCAAGGACGGGGGCAAGGTCGTCGACGCGGCGGCTTGACATTACAGCACGGTTATGAAATCCATCGGGGTGTGAGCGGGTTGCGCCTGCTCCACCTCCGGTTGCGCCGGGCCCGCAATAGTTGGTTGCGCCGACTGCGGTTTTCCCAGGATCACACGCAATCGGAGCGCCCATCATGGCCGTCAACACCATTACCGACCTGATTCCTGACCTTTACAACGCGCTTGATGTCGTGTCGCGCGAACTGGTCGGCTTCATTCCCGCCGTGTCATCTGACCTGACCTTTGAGCGCGCTGCCGTAGGGCAGACTGTGCGCTCACCCGTCGCGCCAGCTTCGACGGCTTCCGACATCACGCCCGCTGTGACGCCGCCCGACGATGGCGAGCAGACCATCGGCAACGTCGATATGACGATTCAGAAAGCCCGTCGGGTGCCCGTCCGCTGGAATGGTGAGCAGTCGCTCGGCCTGAACAACAATGGGCCGACGCGCAGCCGCATCATGGTCGATCAGTTTGCGCAGGCTATGCGCACGCTCTGCAATGAGGTTGAGGGCGATCTGGCCGCGCTGCACATCGCAGCTTCCCGCGCATACGGCACCGCCGCACAGACGCCATTCGGCACCGCTGGCGATTTCAGCGACGCTTCCAACGTGCTGAAAATCCTTAAGGACAACGGCAACGCATCCGACGCGCAACTTGTGATCGATACGACCGCCGGCGCAAAGCTGCTTGGTCTCCAGTCGCGCTACGATATCGCTGGCGACACGATCATGCAGAACCAGGGCATCATCGTGAACAAGGCGGGCCTGATGCTCCGTGAATCGGCAGCTGTCAAAACCAGCACCGCCGGCACGATGTCGGGCGGCACTGTCGCGACCGGTAGCTACGCAGTCGGCGCAACGGTCCTGTCACTCAAGAACGCCACCGGTACGGGCGCTTGCGTCGCTGGCGATGTCATCACCATTGCCGACGATACGAACAAATACGTCGTCGCCTCGGTCTCGCAGGCGGGCGCTAACCCCGCAACGGGCGACACCATCACGCTTGCGGCTCCCGGTCTGCGGAAAGCAATTTCGGGTGAAAAGGTCATCACCGTAATTGCGGCGGCCGCCCGCAACATGGCGTTCACCCGCTCGGCTATCGCCCTCGCCACCCGCGCCCCTGCGCTTCCGGTTGAAGGGGACTCGGCTTCGGATCGCGAGATCGTATCGGACCCTCGTTCGGGCCTGAGCTTCGAAGTGTCGATGTATAAGCAGTATCGACAGGTCCAGTACGAAGTTGCGCTGGCTTGGGGTGTGAAGGCCGTGAAGTCTGAACACATTGCCCTGCTTCTCGGCTGATGAACGGGCGGGGCGAAAGCCCCGCCACTTTACACCCGAAGGAGCGAAACATGTCCCGCGACGCAACCTATCCCGAACCGCACACGGCCGATGTTCATCCCACCGAGGTGGAGAACTATCGCGTCGGTGGCTGGGTGGAGGCCTAAATGGCAAAAGCAGTAGACAACACCGTCCTCGACGCTGCGCTCGACAAGATCGCCACCGCCACGCGCGCGTCGCTGTGCTCCGGCCAGCCTGCGAACTTCGCGGGTATCGCGGCGGTCGCACTGGCGGATGTGACGATCGACAGCGGTGATTTCACAAAGGCCGATGGCGACACCTCGGGCCGCAAGGTGACGGTGGCCGCGCAGTCCGGCGTGACCGTAGACGCGACCGGCACCGGCACGCACATCGCTCTCGATGACGGGACGACGCTGCTCTACGTCACGACCTGCTCGTCCACCGCTGTCACCTCTGGCGGCACGGTCGACCTCGGCGCGTGGGATGTAGAGATCGCCGACCCGAGCTGATCGGGGCTGACGGTGGCTGCGCTAAACGACACCTTCACGGCGGCCGATGGCACGCTGCTGACGGCGCATGCCGCAGACAGCGGTGAAGCGTGGACGGCGCTGACCGGCAATTTCGTTGTTCGCAGCAACCGCATCAGGGCAAACGCCACCACCGTCGTTGTCCAGTCGGAATGGACGCCCGCCGGTGCAGAATACGATGTCGAAGCCGATTTCCACGTTCACACCACGATATCGCAAAGCACCTTCATCGCCGCCCGCATCCAGAGCAGCAATACCTACGTCGTTTTCGGGTGGCTGAACGGCACTGGCTGGACGATAGGCCACACGGTCAGCGGTTCGTTCACGAACAACAATTCCTCGGCGTTTACGCTGGTGGCAGGCACTACCTATCACCTGAGGGTGGAGGTCCGGAACGGCACCAAGCGGCTGTACGTCGATGATGTTCTGACATGTTCGACAACGGCCAACACCATTACCGATGCCGGAAAGGTCGGCTTCCGCAATTCGGGCGGAGCGCCCACCGATTCGACGGGTTATCACTGGGATAATCTGACGGTCACCGATTACGCATCGGCCACGCTCATCATGCCGCAGCTGCCCGATCTGCGGATCTTCCAGCGGTCGACGAAGACCGGCGGGGCGAATGGCAAGGGCGCTGGCACCGTGCCGGTGCCTGTCACCGTCAATGCCCCGATCACGTCCAGCGTCAAATACCGGCTGCGCGACGCGGAGACGGGCGGCAATCCGGTGGTGCAGGATTGGACCGTTGCCCATAGCGGCGCGCTTTCGGTGGGTGCGGCAACGATCAGCTGCCCGGATGTTCCGGCGGGCACGGGGTGGTATTATCTCGACCTGATGCCGGATGACGACACCGGCCAGATCGTGCTTGGCACGACCCGGATCATGGTCGGGCGGATTATCTCGCTGCAAGGGCAGAGCCAGGCCGCGCGCCAGTTCGGCAAGATGCCTGCATATACGGGCACGAACGCCAGCCTTGGCGTGACGATCAGCCCCTATTGCTCGATCTATGCGCGGTGCGGCGAAACCGGCATCAGCGTCACGTCGCCCGCATGGGAGGCACCGGCGGACGGCGGCAATTGGGGCAGCACCTTCGCCTCGGAATTCCTGCGGCGACAGGTGGCCGCGTCCGGCGTCAACTGCGCCATGACCGGCCATTCGCAAGGATCGACCGCGACGGGAGACTGGCTGCCGGACACCACGCTGAACAACCAGCTGCGCGGCGTGTGGGATGCTGTCGGCGGCTTTGAGACGTGGATGATCCACCAGGGTGGCAATGACGCCGGGGATGGCGTCAGCCAGGCCACGTTCGAAAGCAATCTGGATGCGATCGTGGCGGATGCCGCCGCACATAATGCGGTGCTTGGCTCCGCATTCGACACCATCGTCTGCGCGATGGCCACCCGGACATCGGGTGCGGCGGGAACGATCGCGCAAATCCATGAGATACGCCGCGCGGGCAGGAACTGGGCGACCGTCAACGGCGGTCAATATGTCGAGCCGCATGACGTGACGCTTGAAGATGCCGTGCATCAGGGGCAGCCAGGCAATATCACGCTGGCACATCATTTCCACCGTGCGGCACTGCCGGGCCTGGGCCTGTCGGGTAGCAACGAGGGACCGGCGATCACGGGCGCACGGCGTGCGCCAGGCAGCACGGATATCGTGCTGTCGGTGGCATTGCCCAGCGGTGCAAGCGCGCTGGTGGCGGTCGGATCGCCCGCGCCGCGCTTTGTGGTGTATCCGGAAGGCGGGCTTAGCGGTGCGCTGTCGCTGGACGGATCGACGCCGATCACGGTCGGCACCGATACGATCACACTGAAGCTGGCGAGCGATCCCGGCAATGTCGTCGTGGACGTATATGCGCTGGGTCATCCTGACCCCAGTGGGACGACGGCCGATCAGAACATGATCTATGACGATCATGTCGACGGCGACGGCATCACGAACGGGCGGCAGATCGCACCGACGATCGATGCGGTGGCGGCTGTCCTGGCTTATTCCGTCAGCCCCGACAGCACATCGCACGGCCACTCGGCAACCTCGCCGACGATTTCGGCACACCAATCGACGGCGGTAAATTCAGCCACCCACGGTCACGCTGCCGAAACGCCCTCCATCGCGGCGCACAGTCCTGTAAGCGCAGACGGGGCGAACCACGATCACGCCTCGACCAGCCCGGCAATCACGGCCCACAGCCCGGTTGCGGTCAACGATGCGGCGCATTCCCACAGCGCGGATGCTCCTGCGGTCGCCGGGAACAGCCCTGTCAGCGCCGATGACGCGGCGCATGGCCACGCATCAACCGCGCCCGCGATTGCCGCCCACACGCCCGTTTCCGTCGACGAGGCGGGCCATGCACATTCGGCGGACCAGCCCTCCATCATCGTCGGCGGGTCTCTGGCGGTCGACAGTGCATCGCACGGACATGCGGCGGCCAGCCCAGGCGTCACCGCGCACACGGGCATCGCGGCCGCCGATGCAAGCCACGGCCATGTTGCAGACACCCCTTCGATTGTCGCGCACTCGCCGGTCGCGGTGGACAGTGCGGCGCATGACCATTCAGCCGCGCAGCCGTCGATAGATGTGGGCATCAGCGCTTCCGTTGACGATGCAGCACATGACCATGCTGCCGGTGCGCCTGCGGTCACCGCGCACAGCCCCGTCACCGTCGACAATGTGATCCACCTTCATTCGGCCGCCTCGCCAGCCATCAG contains the following coding sequences:
- a CDS encoding DUF4055 domain-containing protein, which encodes MAVNSTHRDYDKYSPKWKRCRDTVAGQDAVHAAGEAYLPKLKDEEQKDYDARRKRSDFFNGSWRTIDGLNGMAFRKPPTVEVPAGIEAYLLDVNMAGVSLDALASTVVEDVLEVGRIGLLVDHPPMPEGVSALTVDAAQRLGLRPAIHIYATESIINWKFQRINNAWMLAMVVLKESEAVAEDEFKEKLEDRYRVLDLVSNAQGQTTYRQRMFKREDEKDIQIGSDIFPLMNGKTLDFIPFVIVGPNGKGDNIDEPPLIDLIDANLALYQINSDYRHGLHFTGLPTPVVAGYHPDPENPQSLYIGSTSAWVFSDPQAKASYLEFTGQGLTELREASREKKQEMALLGARMIADETKQIETLGATQIKRAGENSILARIVTSVSDGLEWALGVFAQWAGHSGKITYQINRDFNPMMLDAQTLTALVGAVQAGQLSKQSMFDLLQRGDVVAADLTFDEEQERIGSDGPAMPARPAPAVAA
- a CDS encoding phage minor head protein; amino-acid sequence: MSDIELQDAILRHALMLQNVSALGAREVESILRELEDELRALLDSRALSAASKRQIADLIRQAEAAIGPAYGVAAQAVDTQALALVIAEKTVEALDGYFPVAAAKPTAETLASLTKDVLIDGAPSSAWWARQAEDTAWKFAAQVRQGVVNGEAQERIVQRIVGKRGEPGIMEIARRNARTLVHSSVMSAANEARLATFRRNHRLVKGVRWLATLDSNTCRTCAALDGQQWDLEGKKLKGATIAFQLPPAHWSCRCVASPIPKTFRDMGLDIDEPTDTGQRASSSGPVAGSITFDEFLSRQPSAFVDKALGRRRAEMFRAGKITLSDLVSGTGRELTLDELQSA
- a CDS encoding P22 coat - protein 5 family protein — its product is MAVNTITDLIPDLYNALDVVSRELVGFIPAVSSDLTFERAAVGQTVRSPVAPASTASDITPAVTPPDDGEQTIGNVDMTIQKARRVPVRWNGEQSLGLNNNGPTRSRIMVDQFAQAMRTLCNEVEGDLAALHIAASRAYGTAAQTPFGTAGDFSDASNVLKILKDNGNASDAQLVIDTTAGAKLLGLQSRYDIAGDTIMQNQGIIVNKAGLMLRESAAVKTSTAGTMSGGTVATGSYAVGATVLSLKNATGTGACVAGDVITIADDTNKYVVASVSQAGANPATGDTITLAAPGLRKAISGEKVITVIAAAARNMAFTRSAIALATRAPALPVEGDSASDREIVSDPRSGLSFEVSMYKQYRQVQYEVALAWGVKAVKSEHIALLLG